The following proteins are encoded in a genomic region of Coffea eugenioides isolate CCC68of chromosome 6, Ceug_1.0, whole genome shotgun sequence:
- the LOC113773468 gene encoding uncharacterized protein LOC113773468 codes for MVGSKNVVHLITDNASNYKAVETLLNERYPIICWSPCAAHCINLILKDIGEMGTVKSLVSLASSVTVFVYNHKYVLNWLRKIDGWKEIIRPGETRFVTTFIALKNLHDRKDICDTDERPSLGYVYEEITNGLLDYIESKVDWCIEENLTKEIGMYRERERSFGRKLAILTSKKDRPENWWKLFGCDAPNLQKLAIWVLSQTASFSGCEHNWSVFERIHTKKRNRHNQQKRSYDPVDYESIDKTEFWVVEEEQEGELDYEKLKEELEEPPIHGQCSNFEQLEDDEDEAEDVDLETFQCRNFFNDEDEDWH; via the exons ATGGTTGGTTCCAAAAATGTGGTGCATTTAATCACTGATAATGCTAGCAATTATAAGGCCGTAGAAACtttattaaatgaaagataTCCAATTATTTGCTGGTCTCCATGTGCTGCCCATTGTATCAATTTGATTTTGAAGGATATTGGTGAAATGGGTACTGTTAAATCTCTAGTGTCTCTTGCTTCTTCAGTAACTGTTTTTGTGTATAATCATAAATATGTTCTGAATTGGTTGAGAAAAATTGATGGGTGGAAGGAGATTATTCGTCCGGGGGAAACTCGATTTGTCACCACTTTTATTGCACTAAAAAACTTACATGATCGCAAAGACA TTTGTGACACTGATGAAAGGCCTTCTTTGGGGTATGTGTATGAAG AAATTACAAATGGTTTGTTGGATTACATAGAATCAAAGGTGGATTGGTGCATTGAGGAAAATTTAACAAAAGAAATTGGAATGTATCGAGAGCGGGAGAGAAGTTTTGGCAGAAAACTTGCTATTCTTACTAGCAAGAAAGATAGACCAg AGAATTGGTGGAAACTCTTTGGTTGTGATGCTCCCAACTTACAAAAACTTGCAATTTGGGTTTTGAGTCAAACAGCTTCTTTTTCAGGATGTGAGCATAATTGGAGTGTTTTTGAACGTATTCAtactaagaaaaggaatag GCATAATCAGCAAAAGAGATCGTATGATCCCGTTGATTACGAGTCAATTGATAAAACAGAATTTTGGGTGGttgaagaagaacaagaaggGGAGCTTGATTATGAGAAGTTAAAGGAAGAGCTTGAAGAACCACCAATTCATGGTCAATGTTCAAATTTTGAACAACTTGAAG atgatgaagatgaagcagAAGATGTTGATTTAGAAACATTTCAGTGTCGAAACTTTTTTAATGATGAAGATGAGGATTGGcattaa
- the LOC113773260 gene encoding uncharacterized protein LOC113773260, which yields MCATAVLRSHDCLRKPYYTRRNTTSHNNPNPSGSRRRKRSPTGFETNVHDGSRIVNPDLRKAPTSTSVAAKNNLVMGQVKILKRGEPLPVNDDDKNNNNRTGSKKAISTPIPATASKKLGLVGRRDEDDLILCSTGRLGPEPEMVQKQIRASDFYAGSGPIVASPPPSSLPFPAFFSKKEKKFDEATSDLLRLLRLDLP from the coding sequence ATGTGTGCCACCGCCGTTCTCCGATCTCATGATTGCCTACGCAAACCCTATTACACTCGCCGAAACACCACTAGTCATAATAACCCGAACCCTTCCGGATCTCGCCGCCGAAAACGGAGCCCCACTGGCTTCGAAACTAACGTCCACGATGGATCTAGGATTGTGAACCCAGATCTTCGCAAAGCTCCTACCTCGACTTCTGTTGCTGCCAAGAATAATCTCGTCATGGGCCAAGTTAAGATCCTGAAACGCGGCGAACCGTTGCCAGTGAATGATGATgataagaataataataatcGCACTGGCAGCAAGAAGGCCATTTCGACTCCAATTCCAGCGACGGCGTCTAAGAAATTAGGGCTTGTGGGTCGCCGCGATGAGGATGATTTGATTTTGTGTTCGACGGGTCGGTTGGGCCCGGAACCCGAGATGGTTCAGAAGCAAATTAGGGCTTCTGATTTTTACGCTGGATCGGGTCCCATAGTGGCTTCTCCTCCCCCGAGTTCGCTTCCCTTTCCTGCGTTCTTTtcgaagaaggagaagaagttTGATGAGGCTACCAGCGATCTGCTTCGTTTGTTGAGGCTTGATTTGCCGTGA